In a genomic window of Pseudomonas putida:
- a CDS encoding phage tail protein: MAEVLNFEHNGITVNATESPEAMGGLGDNVIGLIGTAPKADPLIPRNAPFRINSFTTQALLDPTGSEEGTLYHAVFQILKVVKVPIYVVIVEEGDTPADTLNNVIGGIEPLTGRKLGLAALSGVAEDLTIIGAPGFTGTKAVAGEFASFGKRIKARVVLDGKDAAVADQVTYSQELGGAELGFDRCLLVHNMPSVYSKAAKKNVFLSPSSLAIAALAKVKQWESPGNQVTYAEDVSRVVEYNILDTSTEGDLLNRYGISYYARTILGGFSLLGNRSITGKFISYVGLEDAISRKLVKAGQKAMAKNLTKSFMDQEVKRINDWLQTLVADETIPGGSVYLHPELNSVEKYKNGTWYVVIDYGRYAPNEHMVYQLNARDEIIEQFLEDVL; this comes from the coding sequence ATGGCTGAGGTTTTGAACTTCGAGCACAACGGCATCACCGTCAATGCCACCGAATCTCCCGAGGCCATGGGTGGCCTGGGGGACAACGTCATCGGTCTGATCGGCACCGCGCCAAAGGCCGATCCACTGATTCCGCGCAACGCGCCGTTCCGCATCAACAGCTTCACCACCCAGGCGCTGCTCGATCCGACCGGCAGCGAGGAGGGTACGCTGTATCACGCGGTGTTCCAGATCCTGAAAGTGGTCAAGGTGCCGATCTACGTGGTCATTGTCGAAGAGGGCGATACCCCTGCCGACACGCTGAACAATGTCATTGGCGGGATCGAACCGCTGACAGGTCGCAAACTCGGTCTCGCCGCGTTGAGCGGTGTAGCTGAGGACCTGACCATCATCGGTGCGCCGGGCTTCACCGGTACCAAGGCCGTGGCTGGCGAATTCGCGTCCTTCGGCAAGCGCATCAAGGCTCGTGTGGTGCTCGACGGCAAGGACGCTGCAGTCGCCGATCAAGTGACCTACAGCCAGGAACTGGGCGGCGCGGAGCTGGGTTTCGACCGCTGCCTGCTGGTGCACAACATGCCGTCGGTGTACTCCAAGGCCGCGAAGAAAAACGTGTTCCTGTCGCCGTCGAGCCTGGCCATCGCGGCCCTGGCCAAGGTCAAGCAATGGGAAAGCCCTGGCAATCAGGTGACCTACGCCGAAGACGTTTCGCGGGTGGTGGAATACAACATCCTCGACACCTCCACCGAAGGCGATCTGCTCAATCGCTACGGCATCAGTTACTACGCCCGCACCATCCTCGGTGGCTTCTCGCTGCTGGGTAACCGCTCGATCACCGGCAAGTTCATCAGCTATGTGGGTCTGGAAGACGCCATCAGCCGCAAGCTGGTCAAGGCCGGTCAGAAAGCCATGGCGAAGAACCTGACCAAGTCGTTCATGGATCAGGAGGTCAAGCGCATCAACGACTGGCTGCAAACCCTGGTCGCCGACGAAACCATTCCCGGCGGCAGCGTGTACCTGCACCCGGAATTGAACAGCGTCGAGAAGTACAAGAACGGCACCTGGTACGTGGTCATCGACTACGGTCGCTACGCGCCGAACGAGCACATGGTTTATCAACTCAATGCCCGCGATGAAATCATCGAGCAGTTCCTGGAGGACGTTCTCTAA
- a CDS encoding phage major tail tube protein has translation MFTNRVRQAIAATLQGLPLSATVEEFTPPKIEFDMEPQSGGRFIAEEMAKSGKVLGATLVLQGAGPEILLALGVKLGDDILLNVREAGQDQDGNTWFTYHTVGGKLKSLAEAKLKMGDKPTTTLELSCRTYNRLENGIPVIDIDVRTQKFVLNGVDILGDARRAVLLP, from the coding sequence ATGTTTACCAACCGCGTAAGACAGGCCATCGCGGCCACCCTGCAAGGCCTGCCGTTGTCGGCGACGGTGGAGGAGTTCACCCCGCCGAAAATCGAATTCGATATGGAGCCTCAGTCCGGTGGGCGTTTCATCGCCGAGGAAATGGCCAAGAGCGGTAAGGTGCTGGGAGCCACTCTTGTACTGCAAGGTGCTGGCCCGGAAATTTTGCTGGCATTGGGTGTGAAACTGGGTGACGACATTCTGTTGAATGTGCGCGAAGCCGGTCAGGATCAGGATGGAAATACCTGGTTCACCTATCACACTGTTGGCGGCAAGCTTAAATCCCTCGCTGAAGCGAAGTTGAAGATGGGCGACAAGCCCACTACCACGCTTGAACTGTCCTGCCGCACTTACAACCGCCTGGAAAACGGCATCCCGGTGATCGACATCGACGTGCGCACTCAGAAGTTCGTGCTCAACGGTGTCGACATTCTCGGCGACGCCCGCCGCGCCGTCCTGCTGCCGTAA
- a CDS encoding phage tail assembly protein: MSWTPPVHDLLSPITSDDNVQIEHIQLKPLYYAAQKEALARVGDDEDDQFFELALLATGLSVKELDQLKRPDYVSIARYVHEMSTLPASHFLKQAADGEQPSTDPDAVTLLQPLAVAGRTLTELTLEMPALRATKAMKKLKTPKERAEFITAHCTGLMIPDLALLTVPDWTQLQVRIDDFLNQPAAFFRSATSK; the protein is encoded by the coding sequence ATGTCCTGGACACCTCCTGTTCATGACCTGCTGTCGCCAATCACTTCCGACGACAATGTGCAGATCGAACACATCCAACTCAAACCCTTGTACTACGCCGCACAGAAAGAAGCCCTGGCCCGTGTGGGCGACGATGAAGATGACCAGTTTTTTGAACTGGCGCTGCTGGCCACCGGGCTTTCGGTCAAGGAACTCGACCAACTCAAACGCCCGGACTACGTGAGCATCGCTCGATACGTACACGAGATGTCGACCTTGCCGGCCTCGCACTTTCTCAAGCAAGCCGCCGATGGTGAACAACCGTCGACCGACCCCGATGCCGTGACGTTGCTGCAACCGCTCGCCGTCGCGGGACGCACCTTGACCGAACTGACCCTGGAAATGCCGGCATTGCGTGCCACCAAAGCGATGAAAAAACTCAAGACGCCCAAGGAGCGTGCCGAGTTCATCACCGCCCATTGCACCGGCCTGATGATCCCCGATCTGGCCCTGTTGACCGTGCCTGACTGGACTCAATTGCAGGTGCGTATCGACGATTTTTTAAATCAACCGGCGGCCTTCTTTCGGAGCGCGACATCGAAGTGA